The Crocosphaera subtropica ATCC 51142 genome includes a window with the following:
- the pds gene encoding 15-cis-phytoene desaturase → MRVAIAGAGLAGLSCAKYLVDTGHTPIVLERRDVLGGKVAAWKDEDGDWYETGLHIFFGAYPNMLQLFKELGIEDRLQWKEHSMIFNQPETPGTYSRFDFPDLPAPVNGIFAILRNNDMLTWEEKIKFGLGLLPAIVRGQSYVEEMDQYSWSEWLKKQNIPPRVEKEVFIAMSKALNFINPDEISATILLTALNRFLQEKNGSKMAFLDGSPTERLCQPLVDYITEKGGEVRLNASLKEILLKDDNTVKGFLLRGLNGEPDEIFEADLYVSAMPVDPLKVILPQPWQQLAEFKKLEGLEGVPVINLHLWFDRKLTDIDHLLFSRSDLLSVYADMSNTCQEYADPDRSMLELVLAPAQDWITASDEAIIEVTMAEIEKLFPQHFTGENRAKLRKYHVVKTPRSVYKAIPGRQAYRPSQKTPIANFYLAGDFTMQKYLGSMEGAVLSGKLAAQTLAQDYPAKIGPSQPEATKEASLV, encoded by the coding sequence ATGCGAGTTGCGATCGCCGGAGCCGGTTTAGCAGGCCTTTCATGTGCCAAATATCTTGTGGATACAGGACATACCCCTATTGTCTTAGAAAGAAGAGATGTCCTGGGTGGCAAAGTAGCTGCCTGGAAAGACGAAGATGGAGACTGGTACGAAACAGGACTACACATCTTCTTTGGGGCTTATCCCAATATGTTGCAATTATTCAAAGAACTAGGGATTGAAGATCGCCTACAGTGGAAAGAACATTCCATGATCTTCAACCAACCCGAAACCCCTGGAACTTACTCACGGTTTGATTTTCCTGATCTTCCAGCCCCAGTTAACGGTATTTTTGCCATTTTACGCAATAACGATATGTTGACCTGGGAAGAGAAAATCAAATTCGGGTTAGGGCTACTGCCTGCCATTGTACGGGGACAAAGCTACGTCGAAGAGATGGATCAATATTCTTGGTCGGAGTGGCTCAAAAAACAGAATATTCCCCCTAGAGTGGAAAAAGAAGTCTTTATCGCTATGTCTAAGGCGTTAAACTTCATTAACCCCGATGAAATTTCAGCTACTATCTTATTAACTGCTTTAAATCGCTTTTTACAGGAGAAAAACGGCTCAAAAATGGCCTTTCTCGATGGTTCACCCACGGAAAGACTCTGTCAGCCATTGGTTGATTACATTACCGAAAAGGGTGGAGAAGTAAGATTAAATGCAAGTTTAAAAGAAATATTACTCAAGGATGATAATACAGTGAAAGGGTTTCTTCTCAGGGGACTCAATGGTGAACCAGACGAAATATTTGAAGCGGACTTATATGTGTCGGCCATGCCCGTTGATCCCCTAAAGGTCATTTTACCCCAACCCTGGCAACAACTAGCGGAATTTAAGAAATTAGAGGGCTTAGAAGGGGTTCCGGTTATTAACCTCCACCTTTGGTTTGATCGCAAACTCACCGATATCGATCACCTCCTATTTTCCCGTTCCGACTTACTCAGTGTTTATGCGGACATGAGTAACACTTGTCAAGAATACGCTGACCCCGATCGCTCGATGTTAGAGTTAGTTTTAGCTCCGGCGCAGGATTGGATCACCGCCTCCGATGAAGCCATCATTGAGGTAACCATGGCCGAAATCGAAAAACTCTTTCCCCAACACTTTACAGGAGAAAATCGGGCAAAATTACGCAAATATCATGTAGTCAAAACCCCTCGTTCCGTTTACAAAGCGATCCCCGGCAGACAAGCTTATCGTCCCTCCCAAAAAACTCCCATTGCTAACTTCTACCTAGCAGGAGACTTTACTATGCAAAAATACTTAGGAAGTATGGAAGGGGCTGTTTTATCAGGAAAATTAGCAGCGCAAACCCTAGCGCAAGACTACCCTGCTAAGATTGGTCCATCACAGCCAGAAGCGACAAAAGAAGCCTCTTTAGTCTAA
- a CDS encoding DUF2499 domain-containing protein, with protein sequence MNALSIPTWMVHVSSVIEWTVAILFVWTYAEVSQKLYWRSLSWGMLPALVSAMCACTWHLFDNAPSLDWLVTLQASLTVVGNCTLCFAGWWIFRSSSASS encoded by the coding sequence ATGAATGCACTTTCAATTCCAACGTGGATGGTTCATGTTTCTAGTGTTATTGAGTGGACAGTTGCTATATTATTTGTCTGGACTTACGCCGAAGTTAGCCAAAAATTATATTGGCGATCGCTATCTTGGGGAATGTTACCGGCTTTAGTCAGTGCGATGTGTGCTTGTACTTGGCATTTGTTTGATAATGCACCTTCTTTAGATTGGTTAGTCACTTTACAAGCATCCTTAACAGTAGTAGGAAATTGTACCCTTTGTTTTGCTGGTTGGTGGATTTTTCGGTCTTCTTCTGCTTCTTCGTAG
- a CDS encoding LysR family transcriptional regulator — protein sequence MDKFESIRAFTQVIEEGSFAAAARKMHLSRSAVNKLVINLENHLGASLLYRTTRQVTPTATGRAFYERCLEILSTLEEAELSVSQQHNEPQGNLKINAPMSFGIARLGEIIAKFMTRYSKIKIQLTLEDRFIDPISEGYDLVIRIGSPPNSPNLLVHKITTLSRVICASPHYLTTKGMPNNLSDLKQHSCLHYGYLINGSQWQFIHQGKEERITVEGFFCSNNGEVLRDAALQGLGIVMLPNFIVDHYLERGDLQIIFPDYQIPELDLSIIYPINRHLSTKIKLFTEFLQRSLMN from the coding sequence ATGGATAAATTTGAGAGTATCCGTGCTTTCACTCAAGTCATAGAAGAAGGAAGCTTTGCGGCCGCAGCCAGAAAAATGCACCTATCTCGTTCTGCGGTGAATAAGTTGGTGATCAATTTAGAAAATCACTTAGGAGCCTCTTTGCTCTATCGTACCACTCGCCAAGTAACCCCCACAGCCACCGGTCGAGCTTTTTATGAACGCTGTCTTGAGATTCTTAGCACCCTAGAAGAAGCAGAATTATCCGTTTCGCAACAACACAACGAACCCCAAGGAAACCTAAAAATTAATGCGCCGATGTCTTTTGGTATTGCTCGTTTAGGTGAAATAATTGCTAAGTTTATGACTCGCTATAGCAAAATTAAAATTCAATTAACTCTAGAAGACCGCTTTATCGATCCTATTAGTGAAGGTTATGATCTCGTTATTCGCATTGGTTCACCCCCCAATTCCCCTAATTTATTGGTTCATAAAATTACGACCCTTTCTCGTGTTATCTGTGCCTCTCCCCATTACTTAACAACCAAGGGAATGCCTAACAATCTTTCTGATCTAAAACAACATTCTTGTCTTCACTATGGCTATTTAATAAACGGTAGTCAATGGCAATTTATTCACCAAGGAAAGGAGGAAAGAATCACTGTTGAAGGGTTTTTTTGTTCTAATAATGGCGAGGTCTTGAGGGATGCTGCATTGCAAGGATTGGGCATTGTTATGTTACCGAATTTTATTGTTGATCACTATTTAGAAAGGGGGGATTTACAAATTATTTTCCCAGATTATCAAATACCCGAATTAGACCTATCTATTATTTATCCTATCAATCGTCATCTTTCTACAAAAATTAAATTATTTACTGAATTTCTTCAAAGGTCTTTGATGAACTAA